Within Crassostrea angulata isolate pt1a10 chromosome 2, ASM2561291v2, whole genome shotgun sequence, the genomic segment TAGTCAAAATCCTGTGGGCGTGGCCAAATTATTGATGCATGTTTTGATCATACAATTGATACAAACCATTTTTTATGAGTCTAATGAACGAATTGTGTACTAATATacctaaattataaaaaaaaaaaactatactgGCAACTAACATTTTTCGGCATGTTCATTTTTCTTCTATGACATACGTCTTGTGAATTTTGGATTAACAATACCATAAAGGCCTACAAAATATAGTAAGTGATCCTTTTTATTCGgttcatttttatatatcataatgaacatttttcaaatgcattacaaaacaaaatatcattacATCTGCATGCAATAAATTATTGAACggtgtattttatatataatctaTAGACTATCGTAAAATTTAAAGAGCTAATTTCTGCTTATCTAAGCATGATTAACACTTTTCTAATGCATCAGCAAATATACAAAATACCATTTCATTTTCGTTACAACATGCAATCGAATATACTGAGATTGATGTACCATAAAACTAAATGTCACAGTCATTGTTATAAACAAGTCGGGATGTGCAGATCTATAATTATGAATACTTTAAACGAAGTAATGATCACTCTAGAAACACGTACACTTTCACTTTGTTCGTGTTAAATTGTCCCACATAAAGTTTGTTATCAGCATCAACACACAAACTAACTGGCCTATGTATCCCGTGCTCTTCTGTGAGTAGTAACAACAAGAACTGACCGTCCTGATCCAGTAGATGAACGGTGTTACTCTCATTATCACAAACCAGGATGTGACCGACGATATCAGTACAGATACCAAAGGGGCGGAACTTTGAACCCTGACCTGTGTAGGTGAATTTGTGTTGTCctgttttaaataaaaccacAACGGCACTTTTGTCATAGTCTGATACACAGATATCACCGTTGATGTTTTCCGTGATATAATGTGGATATACACCATACAGGTCTTTTCCTTCGTTGTCCCTCTCTATGCTCTGTATTTTGTTCCCTGTTTTGTTGTACCTGGCGACTTTACCCTTCAATAACGTTCTCATTCCAACCAGTATATCCCCGTTAACGTGGGAAGTGTGTATGCTAAGTGGTTCGCACCCTCTCGTTAAAGTGAATAAAGCGATTTTGTTACCCTGTGTTATTCTTTTGATGACATTGTTCTCTCTGTCTGTACACATCAGCTCCCCgtcctgtgtgactgtgtggtaACCCTCATCTTTACCCCTTGTTTTTCTCATCTGTAGCAGTTTCCCCTGTAGATCAGTTTGAACAAGGTTGCCACTTGCATCACTGGCCCAAAGTATGCCTGATTTACCTCCTGATATATGACATACACTATTAACACCTGGTACTATGTACTCTTTGACGTTGGTGACAGAGGAAGACAGAGACAGTTTTTGTTTTACTTCTAATTCATCTCCGTCCGCTTCTTTAAGTTTTCTTGTAGGTTTCAACTGTGTAGAAGTAGTGtccattggttttatttttctagATCTTGGTTTAGTAGTGGGAACAGTTACTGTACCCAGTAGTTTAGCCACATCATTTTTGCTGTATTGACCAACAGTGAATACTGGATAAACAGGTTCTGTCGACTTAGGTATTGGTTTAATATGAAGTACTtctaaaagagaaaaaaggatTGAATTGTTTTGAACTTTATCATAAGACAGGTATCCCTGGAACTCTTTTACAAGGTTTTCAAGGTAACCATTGTATTCGTCATAGGTTTTGTCTTGACTCTGAAGCTTTTCCAATAGGGTTTCCTCCATTTTGTTGGCTTGTTCTAAATTGTTCGACATCGCTTTTTCCACTAGACGTGTAACTGACTCTGCTTCAGCTTTTATGGATGTTCTTATTTTATCCATAAACGCTTTCAGTTTTAAGACATcttcttttatatctttttttatatcttgtgaTGTTGGGAGATAATATTGATTTATGTTGTAGATTTTATCAAGGCACAGAGTGAAGTTCTTGGAATAAATGGTCTCCAGGTCGTCAAAGGTGTGCCCTCGATGATCTTTTATTAGACATTTGGAACATACTGCAACCTGGCAGTTTTCGCAAATCATGTCAATATCTTTAGTGGGATGATCTTTGCATTTCCCCACAGGTAGTTTTCGTATACGTTGGCGGTAAGGGACCACTTCATGGTTCTTATTTTCTGGAATGTTGTGATGTTCATCTCTGCATTGTTCACACAATGGTTGGTGACAAGAATTGCAGTAAAATTGGCAGTTCTTCTTACAGTCTTCAGTGCCACACACCAAATAATGCTGGGCGATGACTGGTATATTTTGAACAACACCTGCACCTACTGGCTTGGATAACGCCATCTGGAACTGTTTATGTTCTTTTAATAGTTACAAATTGAATCATGTCAAATTGAAAGTAAAGATAATTTTACATCGGAgttgtattgttttaaaagttgaaaaagggccaaaatttatttgaaatagtataaatatagatttgattatatatttcattactcACCTGACTTTGCGAAGTAATGTAGAGGTGCAAGTTAAACCAATGTGTACGTTATACTGTTGATACAATATCACTGTGCGATATCTGCTTATTTTACTTCTTAGTTGTAGATAACGTTTTAAGCAACAGAGGTATGAATGTGCCCGGTTGCAGAAAAATTGATCAGTTTTCTTACCATTTAAGAGTCTTTCGATTTTTTTGGAGTATTTTAGTGCAACATGACTAGGTTTGACTTTTTTACTTCAATGTTCTTACATTGCATGTGTTATTGCCGAAATTTTGGTAGAATATTACCATTTTCAGATCCCAATACATCTTTAGTATTCTTTTATGCTATCTACCTTTATTCCTGCAGGAAAAAAAACTAacagaatttttatttattgtttaaataaataatgtaaaaatatattgaataagTTTCCTTAGTGTCTTTatgtttaaattgaatatttaattgTCTACATTTAAATGCATCTTGAAacgatttatataaaaaaaaaccctagaACATTAAAGAAAGTCAGATCTCGAACGGCAATTCAaaatgagggttttttttttacaattattatctgtaataatttcatattcattctatataaaacgaatttgatacaaatttaaattctgatttttatgtaaaaaaaaatatcagtatatgtAAACACCTGTATACTTAATTTTTGTAAGGTTGGCCGATTCATTGACACATTTATTGATGTATTAATTGTGCCTCCTAGGGGTTTAAGATCAATTTTACCAGAAAGATCGATAAAATATAATTGGTGATCGTTATTTTTCAgttaaacttaattttaattttttacatactagtattgaaatattcatttctttaatGCACTATCAaagaaaatggtttttttttgcacgcaatgaattattttattacatacttgGTATTTAATACAGGTTTCTAGCATttgtgatacagatgacatcacacAACTCGTATCGGCAtccggggctgatacaggttatcagccctaGGGCTGACACGGATCCGTATCTTACCCCTTGCAGAATTAATTTGCCTTTTATCATGTTGgcattttaataaattcaaCGATTGTTTTATCTGTGTAGACTAAACCCCGCCTTTGTTTTTTGTGTGGTAACATTCATCTCTACCACTGGATTATATCTTCTGTAATTGATTCCCCTTAAAATCTAAATGGACGAGGTTACCATATTTCTCATTGGCCAATATTTCGCCGGACGTATCAAGTGATAAATGATAAGCTCCTTTTACATTTGGTAAAGTATATTCCTTAACTATGTCTACATAGGAAGACAAAGATGGGGGTTTTTTCACAGCAAATTTCCCTCTTtctcgttttctttttttttgtaggtTCTAATTGAGTAGGATAAGTTTCTTTGGGTTTAATTCTTATCTTTTCAGATTTAGTGTCAGGTGTTGATATTTTTCTGAATAGGTCAGTGACATCATTTTTGCTGTGTTGACCATCAGTATATTCTGGATAGATGTGCTTGGTGGTGTCAGGGATTGGtttgattttcagaaaaggTTTGGATTGTTTTGGACTGTATCACAGGACAAGTAACGGTAGATCGCCTTATCAAAACCTTAGATATAGGCATTGTATTccttgtatatattatattgacTCTGAATTGCCTTCTTCAGTGTTTCATCTAGTTTGTTGACTTGTTTGACATCATTTCATTCACTAGACGTTTCAGGGActccgataatttttttttattaattctattagTTTATCCATGAAAGTAATACGTTTCTTGACATCTTCTCTTATAACTTTCTTTATTTCTTGTACGGTTGGGAAAAACATTGATGAATGCTATATATTTTATCAAGGAAGAGACTGAAGTTCTTTAAATAAATCGTCTCTAGATCTTCAAACGTGTGCTCTCGGTGTTTTTGTATTGCACATTTAGAACATAGTAGAACCTTACAGTTTTCACAAATCATGTCAATATCTTTAACAGGATGccctttaaggtcaagatctagtaaatgaaggGTGCCTACATGTCTACGAAactcaagatataaattctttaaacGATACTccataacaatatttttgtttcatagggtgtaccgggctTGAATTGTTGGTTAACACAacgaaaaatcattttttaaacaatcaatttgaatgaaatatgaATGATAAAAGTAACCAATTTCAGAGTTTtagtccatttttgactaatgaaatatatctagaatgcctccagtctctccaaaaattgaatataggtaccgggattacttttcccgtgataagatatagaatgtcaaattcttgttttattttctatataattcctttaaagccgtaaaatacgagaaaagattcatcaaatcaattatgacgtcataaatggttctagcaccaaacgAAAGTTTACTAGATCTTGATCTTAAATAGAGAAAATACAACAACACAAATCTAAAATTTGATGATTgcttttttcttatcaaaatcaTTCTTGCTATCGGAATTTGTACATTGTATGCATGTAAGTTCAaggtttatataaaaatattttcatcagaGTATTAGATGAAtgtttatctataaaacatataTGCATGTCAATTAAGCATATGATTGCGCCCATGAGAAAAGGGTGCTTATGGCATTTTTTCcacattttaagatttttacaaaattgaattaaacacATCTCAAAGTTGTCAAATCTAAAATTTTATGGCTATACGCTAATTCTAAGTAGAGTTTTTTCCCAATTAGAGTGATGCTATTTCATAAGGAAAATCACGACGTCGTGTTTCACATATGCAACGTCAAAAGTTTTTTAAGTAAAGGTTATCAATCATTACTGTGAATTAGTCATTTAATAAACGTAAAATACAGCACTTTGTTATCAGAATCTTATCACATTGTTGCATATAGTTATATTCTTGCATCTAtgttaatcatttattttaaaaacaaaggtttgtttttattgtttttttaatcataaataccCCGGTAAAATGTTTCTACTGACAGCATAGTTGTCTGCCAGTGAAAAgcgatttttcaaaaaaaagaaaaaaagaaacggCGGTTGTTTAGTTTCAGTTTCTTTTGGGATATCAACGAGAAACCATTAAGTGGAGTAATCTATGTGAACGTATTTCATGTACATA encodes:
- the LOC128170504 gene encoding protein wech-like, which produces MALSKPVGAGVVQNIPVIAQHYLVCGTEDCKKNCQFYCNSCHQPLCEQCRDEHHNIPENKNHEVVPYRQRIRKLPVGKCKDHPTKDIDMICENCQVAVCSKCLIKDHRGHTFDDLETIYSKNFTLCLDKIYNINQYYLPTSQDIKKDIKEDVLKLKAFMDKIRTSIKAEAESVTRLVEKAMSNNLEQANKMEETLLEKLQSQDKTYDEYNGYLENLVKEFQGYLSYDKVQNNSILFSLLEVLHIKPIPKSTEPVYPVFTVGQYSKNDVAKLLGTVTVPTTKPRSRKIKPMDTTSTQLKPTRKLKEADGDELEVKQKLSLSSSVTNVKEYIVPGVNSVCHISGGKSGILWASDASGNLVQTDLQGKLLQMRKTRGKDEGYHTVTQDGELMCTDRENNVIKRITQGNKIALFTLTRGCEPLSIHTSHVNGDILVGMRTLLKGKVARYNKTGNKIQSIERDNEGKDLYGVYPHYITENINGDICVSDYDKSAVVVLFKTGQHKFTYTGQGSKFRPFGICTDIVGHILVCDNESNTVHLLDQDGQFLLLLLTEEHGIHRPVSLCVDADNKLYVGQFNTNKVKVYVFLE